Sequence from the Cervus canadensis isolate Bull #8, Minnesota chromosome 3, ASM1932006v1, whole genome shotgun sequence genome:
tgtatctcctGTGTATGTACATACTACCCTTTTTACTAGCTTTGAGTACTTTAAAGAAGGATTTACTgttcatctgtgtatcttctacCAGCATATATAGTTGGCATCTTTCACTGAGTGGTCCTCAATAATGTTAATAGGACAATAAATGCAATAAACAAAACATGATTGATTCTACTATTTGGATTTGGAGTTAACAgttccataatttttttaattccacaattAGAGTATCAATGATAGTCCGTAACTTATATAAAATGCTGCTTTAAGAGAAATGTTCAACCAAAGGGGACACTTTTCTTGCCTTGGTATGTCCCGATCTGCCACCAGCTCATGTAAGATCACATCTTGAAGGAGGCTATTGAATCTACTATAAAACATAATTCAGATCCCAACTTCTCTAAGGGACCTATAAAACTCTCAGACACAATCACATTCCCTCTGACTTATTACTATGCcacctattttatgtatagacTTTGCCTTACCTATTGTCCTCCACGTTATTattcattttcatgaatttttccTCTATCATATGGTGACTCTCTGAGCACAGCAACCATGATTTTTCATTCTCATATTCCTAGTCCctaccacagtgcctggcacatgatacATCtagaaatattcattaaattagAATTAGGCTAATTTGAGGAAATGAATCACTTCTATTGCACTATGACTGCAAAAATGACTTTGGAGCAGATTTCATCAggtgaaaaatatgttttatgcaATTCTTATCATCATAATATCTGTGGTAAACTTAGTAATAATGAGAAAACCCAAAGATGATATATTACAATCAAGCACAGAGTtgacaagaaaaagaattgcacAGTGTCACTTAATGTAGTTCAGTTAACATCTTTTGTGGTGCCATTATTACTACTTACTGGCTAGTGTTCAACAATGATCAGTAAATTAGTAGGCTGTATTCCTGATGATACATCTATTTTCTGCCTAATGGTATATTAACTTAACTGACATTGGCTGTCATGATTAGAAAAAATTCACACATCAGAACATTGTTTATTGAGCCTATCAAATATTTACCCTAACTCCTTTGCTTTCCcctcttaaaaaaatgatgagtTAAGAATGCCTAGTAAGAAATTTAAATGATTCTGTTCAGAGCAAGAGCATCTCCAGTCCCAATCAaatctgtatatttatatacaaatatagtcTAACTTATAGATGTTGAAAAATTAGTGAAAATCTTAACTATGAAAAAACATAAGTAGGGCATAGAGATATACTGtaacagaaacattatttttggTTAACATAAGAAGTTGGCCCTCAATTATAAATTCATAGTCAATTGAACACTATATTGTATGCACTAAAGCAGGATGTGGGAAAACTAGTCCTTAAAAGTAGCTTGATGTATTGGTTTTTCTCCGTTTAACCTTTCCTCCCACCTCTGCTTTAAACTTTTCAATGGATTGTACTCCTGGGTGCACCTACTCTCTGGCTTATGATTGAATCTGGTCCAACAAGGCACTGTCaggcaaagagagaaaggaggagtcTAGAGCATTTATTCCCTTTACCCCTTTCATCCTGAGATAGTGTTTGATTATGCCTGCTCTGTTTTTTATGGTCAAGGTTCTGTCAGGGAGTTTTACTTTCGTGGCTTTATCTTCTGTCGAGTTCTAACAGCACTATGGGACTTCTAGTTTCAAGAAGGTGGACTGAACATTTATGTCAAGATTTCCGGCTCCTATTCAAAACTGACATTGTGGTGTAAGTTTAATACAGACACTACATAAAGtttacaaaagtaaataaatattaatatataattacattGAGAGGGAGATGGGATAAAATATTCTGTTATCAGTGAAGCAATGAACAAAGGCTGCTGCTACTCCTAGACATAAACCAATGACATCACCAAGAAGGCGACTACCAGGAAAAGCCATGTGGTGTCAGCAGGTCATAACTGAGGACATAGAATCAAGACCAACCAAGAATCATCAGGCACCTGAGAAAGGCTACAAATTCTGAGGCAAAAAATTCATAAATCAAAGGATTTATATCCAATAACACagagataatataaaaatatcaaaaggaaTTAGAATACATATAGTTCCTagtcataaagaaataaataaaaatacactcaTGACACAAAAGTaaatagctataaaataaaaagttacagtTGTGGAAAAAGAACATAGAGATCACAGAAATGCCAACCTGTTGgatattagttaaaaaaaaaaaaagaaaagaaactcattaTAGCCAGATTAAATAACAAACTGAACCTAGCTAAAGAACAAAATAGTTCACACATGTAAAATCTGCATCTTTCCCTCCAGGAACAATTGCTCAGTATTGCTAATTCAAGATTCCCAGAGACTTTATACAGTATATTACTGGGAATAACTAGAGTTGGGTGGatgggcaggcagggaggaggggaggaggcaggatcTTGGTGGCAGGGAACCAGCAGGATCTTGGCAGGATGGGGATTTTACTGGGGCTGGGTGCATTGACCAGGTGGAGATATCTGTCACAAGAGCCACTTAGGCACCTGGGAAATGCAGCTCACATGTATTGATATTTACAATGCAGTGGATTTGTTTATGAAGACAAAAGACAATAGAAGCAGAGAGCCCGCTTCCAAGCAAGATGTTtctgtttattcagttcagtgcTGGAATCACTTTGGTGTTTGCTTTACTTGCAGGTTCCCTTCTAGGTTTGTGCTGCAGTGAGATTTCATTCTCTACATTTAAAGAACACCCTTTCTGAGCTGCTGTGAATAAACTTGCAGTGGTACTGTGTATCTTCATCTAATGGAGAATTAGCTGTACCTTGAATAAAGACTGTGGAAAACTTCGTAATATTACAATGTCATCAGACTGGAGCCAGAATCCCAGCCAGAAACTGAAACGTCTTGGCATCGACGAGCTCTGGGATAACGTCAGAGCGGGAATCCAACAAGTGTATGCCAGACAAAGTATGGTGAAATCCAGATACATAGAACTCTACACTCTTCTTTATAACCACTGTTTACAAATGTCCCCTCAAGTCCAGACTAAATCAAAAAAGGAGCAGAAGCTGAGGGAAGATGAGAATGTTAGCTTTGAATTATACAAACGAATTAAAGAATTTTTGAAGAATCACCTGACAAATCTTCCTAAGGATGGAGAAGATTTGATGGATATAGGAGTACTGAAGTTCTACACTCAACAATGGGAACATTACCAGTTTTCGAGCAAAGTGCTGAATGGGATTTGTGCCTgcctcaataaacatttacttaaTATCGCATATAGTCACAAAGTTTGTCAAATATATTCTCTCGCAATGGTGACTTGGAGAGATTGTCTTTTTAGGCCATTGGATAAACAAGTAACAAATGCTGTTTTAAAACtgattgaaaaggaaagaaatggtgaaTCCGTCAATACAAGACTGATAAGTGGTACTATACAGTCTTACATGGAACTGGGGGTGAATGAAGATGATCAGTTTGAGCAGGGCCCTATGCTTACAGTGTACAAAGAAgcctttgaacctcagtttttgGCTGACACAGAGAGATTTTATACCAGAAAGAGTACTGAATTGTTGCAGCAGAACCCAGTTACTGAATATATGAAAGAGGTGGAGACTTTTCTGCTGGAGGAGCGGCGGAGAGCCCAGACCTACCTTCACCACAGCACCAAGGGCAAGTTAGTCAGGAAATGCAGGCAGGTGCTCGTGGAGAAACACTTGGAGATTTTCCTCACAGAATTTCAGAATTTACTGAACGCCAACGAAAGTGAAGATTTGGGTCGCATGTATAAGCTCATATATAGAATCAAGAATGGCCTGGGAGAATTTAAAAAACTCCTGGAGACACACATTCATAATCAGGGTCTTGCAGCAATTGAGAAGTGTGGAGAAGCTGCTTTAAATGACCCCAGAATATATGTAGAGATAGTGTTGAATATCCATAAAAAATACAATGCCCTGGTGATATCAGCATTCAAGAACCATGCTGACTTTGTGGCTGCACTGGACAAGGCTTGCAGAGGCTTCATAAACAACAATGCAGTTACCAAAATGGCTCAGTCATCCAGTAAATCTCCCGAGTTGCTGGCTCGATACTGTGATTCCTTGTTAAAGAAGAGTTCCAAGAACCCAGAAGAAGCAGAACTAGAAGACACACTTAACCACGTGATGACTGTCTTCAAGTATATGGACGACAAAGATGTGGTTCAGAAGTTCTACACAAAAATGCTGGCCAAAAGGCTTGTCCATCAGAACAGTGCAAGTGATGATGCTGAAGCAAGCATGATCTCTAAGTTAAAGCAAGCTTGTGGTTTTGAGTATACCTCCAAACTTCAGCGGATGTTTCAAGACATTGGTATAAGCAAAGCTTTGAATGCACAGTTCAAAAAGCACCTGATGGATTCAGAGCCTTTGGACTTAGATTTCAGTATTCACGTTCTGAGTTATGGATGGTGGCCCTTTGAGGAATCTTGTACAGTTCTCTTGCCATCAGAGCTGGAACCATGTTATCGGCGCTTCACAGCATTTTACGCCAGCTGTTACAGTGACAGAAAATTGTCATGGGCATATCAACTGTCTGAAGGAGAGTTAGTAACAAACTGCTTCAAAAACAAATACACTTTGCATGCATCTACATTCCAGATGGCCGTCCTGCTCCAGTACAACACGGAAGATGCTTACACCGTTCAACAGCTGACAGACAGGACTCAGATCAAAATGGACATTGTGACACAAGTCTTACAGATTTTATTGAAGTTTAAGTTACTGGTTTTGGAAGACAAAAGTGCAAATGTTGATGAGGTGGAGTTGAGGCCAGACACCTTAGTAAAATTACATTTTGGTTATAAAAGTAAGAAATTAAGGGTTAATATCAGCTTGCCGATGAAAATTGAACAGAAGCGGGAACAAGAAACTATGTACAAAAACATTGAGGAAGATCGCAAACTGCTGATCCAGGCGGCCATTGTGAGAATCATGAAAACGAGGAAGGTTGTAAAACACCAGCAGTTACTTGGAGAAGTAACGACTCAGTTGTCGTCAATATTCAAGCCTCAGATCTCAGTGATTAAGAAATGCATTGACGTTCTGATTGAGAAAGAATATTTGGAGCGAGTgggtgatgaaaaggacacctacAGTTACTTGGCTTAACCCTCCTGGAAGGGTCGGACTGCGGGCACAGCCCCTCGTCCCCAGAGGAAGGAGCGAGACAAGCTCACAGCGGTGGCAGAGTCACTCCGACCTCTTCCTTGGCCCCAGGTCCAGGTACCCATCGCTGGCTCCGGATGGAGAACTGCTTAGGATTGCCACCCCTCACATCTGTAAATATGGACGCTGATGCCATTTAACATAACTGAAGACCAGAGGAGAGGGAACTTGCCACCTGAGGGCTGCATGCTTTTGCATCCAGATCAACCCATTGGCCACATGAATAATAGCTGCTAGCTGGGCAGCCCCTTGGAAGCTGACAGCACCTTGAGAGCAGGTCTGAATGGACCCACTTGTAATCTGTTATGAAAAACCATTTGTCTAtgtgcttcattttttaaactgtagaaataaagaaaattaaagggaaaaaaaataaattgattctagaaagtgtcaaagaatgttcagaagCATGGAGAATAAATCCAGAagttcaaattttaatttcagtcaaATTTCAGAGTaaagcaatagagaaaaatcaaagaaagtcaatatttgaagaaataatgggaaATAATTTCTCA
This genomic interval carries:
- the LOC122437764 gene encoding cullin-1-like translates to MSSDWSQNPSQKLKRLGIDELWDNVRAGIQQVYARQSMVKSRYIELYTLLYNHCLQMSPQVQTKSKKEQKLREDENVSFELYKRIKEFLKNHLTNLPKDGEDLMDIGVLKFYTQQWEHYQFSSKVLNGICACLNKHLLNIAYSHKVCQIYSLAMVTWRDCLFRPLDKQVTNAVLKLIEKERNGESVNTRLISGTIQSYMELGVNEDDQFEQGPMLTVYKEAFEPQFLADTERFYTRKSTELLQQNPVTEYMKEVETFLLEERRRAQTYLHHSTKGKLVRKCRQVLVEKHLEIFLTEFQNLLNANESEDLGRMYKLIYRIKNGLGEFKKLLETHIHNQGLAAIEKCGEAALNDPRIYVEIVLNIHKKYNALVISAFKNHADFVAALDKACRGFINNNAVTKMAQSSSKSPELLARYCDSLLKKSSKNPEEAELEDTLNHVMTVFKYMDDKDVVQKFYTKMLAKRLVHQNSASDDAEASMISKLKQACGFEYTSKLQRMFQDIGISKALNAQFKKHLMDSEPLDLDFSIHVLSYGWWPFEESCTVLLPSELEPCYRRFTAFYASCYSDRKLSWAYQLSEGELVTNCFKNKYTLHASTFQMAVLLQYNTEDAYTVQQLTDRTQIKMDIVTQVLQILLKFKLLVLEDKSANVDEVELRPDTLVKLHFGYKSKKLRVNISLPMKIEQKREQETMYKNIEEDRKLLIQAAIVRIMKTRKVVKHQQLLGEVTTQLSSIFKPQISVIKKCIDVLIEKEYLERVGDEKDTYSYLA